The Ziziphus jujuba cultivar Dongzao chromosome 12, ASM3175591v1 sequence TGCAATTAATTACTGATTTTGTTTGTAGCTTTGTTAGAAATATGGATATGTCATGTCTTGGATCGTAGctctatcaatttttttttttaaaaaaagaaaaaataataataaaaataaaagaaaagaaaagctgaAGATGATATTgaacttaattttatatttaacttttatatGTGAATCATATTATATTCTTGAAttaactctcttttttcttttatttatatgtggGATTGACGGTGACAAATTCTAAGGAAAAGAGCATAAAATCTTTTCAACAAATAGCAGTAAAATGTCGTTGTTAACTTCATACTTTAAATTaggatataaattataatatgtcTTTTGGAAGAGGCCAGAtggcatatataaatatattggtagtataaaaaaaaaataataatcattttctttttggtaatattattaatttattcattcaaTAGACTTTTAAAACTCGAAATCTCACACATAAAAAAgacataaaatttagaaaaaaaaaaataaaagaaaaagaaaagtgagcGTTACCATTAGACCATGCAAGGACCTTCTAGCATGACACTATCACACTATCCATCAAGGCTtctaaataaaagttgctaatTGCCTGGTTACAAAGAAATATTAAACTTAAATTCGTTACAAGGACTTAAAATGGACTTTTAGATAAAAATTGTTACAAGGAttgcctttaaaaaaataaaattgttacatggattttcaaccaaaaaagataaaaaaaattgttacaaGGATTAAGGTTGCCcgggaaagaaagaaatcagaaaaggCATATGCCCAATTCAAACCcaatcaccatcatcatcatcaaagaGTGTGCCCGGCGAACATAGCGGGTCAGAGAGACAGAGAGGGAGAGGGgcagtatttttttaataaacaaagcGTATCTCCATGATTATTAAACTTACCTTATAATCCGCTCCGCTGTAAAGCATCTTCCTTTCCAATATTCCTATCCAGaattataaaccaaaaaaaatatatattatccttCTACTACCATTtcaaattccataaataatccATTCCTCCTCTCCCAAAAGCTTTTCAAGCTTTCCCATATTTTTCCCACATAACCATTGGTGATTACTCTTTAcacccctttttttatttttattttcttttatcctGCAATTTCATATCTTGTTTTACAGTTTTTAGTTCtacctttttcttattttctggTGTTTGGTTTGAATCTTGTGGAGTTGGGAAATGAGATTTGGATACTGGGTTTTTATGGTTTTGATCAGAACATGTTATTGATGCTACTTTCAGATAATGGGCAAGATGAGAAGGAAGCTAGAAATGAACTTGTTGGGGTTGGCAATGCTATTGGTTCTTCTAACTCTTCATGAGGTGAAGTCCCATGGAGATCATCCTTTCTCCAAAATTGCTGTTCACAACACAATATTTGCTCTTCATCATGATGCTTATGTTAAAGCCACCCCTTCTGTTATTGGATTGAAGGTAAATTTCTTTACAAaaacctctttttctttttcttttcttttctttttttttcgccTCTCATTTCTTATCATTATTTAGTATATATAGCTTTTGTTGAAGTTTGATGGTCTTTAAGATGAACCTGAAGATTCTATGCCATTTTTCACTCTCTTTTAGGGGCAAAATACTGAGCGGGTAACTGTACAGTTCAGTTCTCCGAACCCATCAAATGATGATTGGATTGGAGTATTTTCTCCTGCGAATTTCAGGTGAATAGAgtgcttttttgctttttctgtaCTTTGTTTCGGTACCTCAAATTGATTGAATTGGAAGACCTTCTTCATGTTTTCAATATGCAGTGCCTCGACCTGCTATCCAGAAACTCGAATGAGTTCTCCACCATATTTGTGTTCGGCACCTATTAAGGTTGAAAAGCTTCGCTTTTTCCATGAGCCCTTTTCACGTACTTTCTTATCCTGCTCGGATTCTGAGTTCGAGAAGAACTCATGTTGAATCTTTCTTGTTTGCAGTTCCAGTTTGCAAATTATAGTAGTCCTAAGTATAAATATACGGGAAAAGGCGTGTTGAACCTACAGTTGATTAATCAGAGATCGGATTTCTCTTTTGCACTATTCTCGGGTGGTTTGTCAAATGTAATTTCTCCACTTAACAAAATTCCTGGAGCCAAACTACAGAGAAACATTATCTATTGTTGCTTCTTAACACTTTTTTCTCCTTTAAATTTAAGAGGCTGTATTTGAGGCAtatgtttgtttcttttctttttatttgttgttgtaaAATAGCCAAAGCTGGTGGCAGTATCAAATAAAGTAactttcataaatccaaaagCTCCAGTTTATCCACGCTTGGCACAAGGAAAATTGTGGAACGAAGTAAGTGCGGTTTCTTCTTTAGTGTTATTGACAAAGCTTCTATATATTCATGTCATAAATTGCAGTGTCTATTATGATTGAAATGCTATTCATTCTTCAACTAACTTTTGCCTATTAACTGTTCTACATATGGTTTTGTACGTTGTTTTTGTTTGACACTTAGATGACGGTGACATGGACGAGTGGATATGGAATCAATGAAGCAGAACCTTTTGTTGAATGGGATCCAAAGGGAGGTGACCGTGTGAGATCACCTGCTGGGACTTTGACTATTGATCGTAACAGTATGTGTGGTGCGTAGCTTTTCACCTTTGATTTGTTATTATAAGATACGTGAACAAGTTGGCTGAAAGTGCTTGAGGGAGGGAAAAAGTTACCTGTGTCTCAGAAATGGTTTCCTTTTCAACTATAGCATGCtcaagctcttttttttttaaaaaaaaaaaaacaaaacaaactaaCTATATTTTCCTAGTTTTTTCTtgagttaaatattttatatgaagaaaggggtattaatttattatctcATCAACTATTTTCCTGAGTAGATAAGGATTCTCAAAGTCCTAATATTCACTATTTAGCTTTCTGGTTGATATTTTACTTATTATAGTTAAATTCCTCAAAAACTTTCCAAGGCAAACATAATATACATTGTATTTAATTCATTTTATCCATGTACTTCCACAGGTGCACCGGCAAGGACAGTGGGATGGAGAGATCCTGGATTTATACACACTGTTTTTCTGAAGGAACTGTGGCCCAACAAAATGTATTTTATCGTTCCTTGTTATGTATCCATTTCTAGCATATATTGTTAGTATGAAGCGTGCTAAGTTTggataacatttttttcttaaacaaaatctTGTGGGCTTAAGTATTATTATACAGAGGAATTGAAATTTGTTTAAAAGATGTTAAATGTTGCGTAGTTCCCTCTTGGACAGACATAGAACTTGACATTTAGTATGTTTCTCAATGATTCCATAGGTATATTTACAAGCTGGGGCATAAATTGTTTAATGGTTCATATATTTGGAGTCAAGAATACCAATTTCGAGCATCTCCTTATCCTGGACAAAATTCTCTTCAACGTGTGGTCATATTTGGTGATATGGGAAAGGTTTGAACTCGCTTTGAAGGGATATACAAATGCTTATAGAATACTGCACTTATCTCCCCAATCATGCTGATTAGGGACGTTAATCACATGCATAACCATTGTTGTTGTACCAGTAGAAGTAGCTATCAAGTTTATACATGGATTACTCATGATTTCTTGAACATACCAATTTATTCACCATTGTGattactatattttttataacaatatGATTACAAATTTTACACATGCAAAATATCTTGTGTAAATTGAGTTTTATGAGGGTGGATGGGCTGCTATATGCCTTTCCAGAGACGCTTCGTCAGTATATATGTCCACTATCTTTtctattgtttctttattagctTAACTTGAACTTTAGATGGGGGTGTCCTTCTTATTTGATGTTTTTACTTTCACTTTACAGGATGAAGCGGATGGGTCTAATGAATACAATGATTTCCAGCATGGCTCTCTCAACACTACCAAGCAGCTTATTCAAGACTTGAAAGATATTGACATCATCTTCCATATCGGAGATATATGCTATGCAAATGGATACATTTCACAGTGGGACCAATTTACTGCACAGGTGGAGCCACTAGCATCGACCGTGCCATATATGATTGCAaggtttgtaatttttaatatatttgcgCATCTTGTTTAAGCAATCAAAACCATTTTTTTGGTCTTATGTGCTCCTTTTTGGCATGTCTGTGCAGTGGTAATCATGAGCGTGATTGGCCAGGAACAGGATCCTTCTACGAGAACTTGGATTCAGGGGGAGAATGTGGTGTCTTGGCAGAAACTATGTTTTATGTCCCTGCTGAGAACAGGGCTAAGTTCTGGTATGGAACATTGGCATCAATACCTGTAGGGTTTAATTAACTTTGTACAAGAATTATCGTTGGTGCATTTTGAAAGTGGTGAGATGTCATAAAGAGTTTCGCACAAAATTTTGGAGTTCTGGAGTTGAAGTAAATTTTTTGCCTCCATTTGTTTCACAATGTACTAAGAAACAGTATCAAATTCGTTTGCTTTTCCAGGTATTCCACTGATTATGGCATGTTTCGTTTCTGCGTAGCCAACACGGAACATGATTGGAGAGAGGGAACTGAGCAATATAGGTTCATTGAAAATTGCCTATCAACAGTTGATAGACAAAAGCAACCGTGGCTGATCTTTCTTGCACATCGAGTCCTGGGCTATTCTTCTGGAAGCTTTTATGTAGATGAGGGATCATTTGGGGAACCAATGGGGAGAGACAGTCTTCAGAAACTTTGGCAAAAGTATAAAGTTGACATTGCCATTTATGGTCATGTGCACAACTATGAAAGAACATGTCCAATATACCAGGTAAAGACTTTACAATCTTTAACTGTGCCCTATAAACTGGATATTATGCGACAATGCTTTAGCCTCTGTCAGCCATGTACTTAGAAAGTTGTTTTCCTGGtttaagaacaaaaaaattgcCTTGAAGAAGAAATAGTTTTGTGAATCAAAAAATAGTTTATTACTGCATCGGTTAACAAGCTCTCTTTTTGCTACAACTACCtgcttaaattttttcttctcttcttacAACCTTCTATGTTTTATACATGTTCACATAATTTGTTCCTGCAATTTGGATTACTAAAAAGTATTACTCAAAGgtataattttttcctttttcccatTATAGAACACTTGCACGAACAATgagaagaaatattacaaaggTACTTTGAATGGGACAATACACGTGGTCGCCGGAGGTGGAGGAGCAAGCCTTGCTGAATTTTCTTCAGTAGAAACAAAATGGAGTCTGGTCAAGGACTTTGATTATGGATTCGTAAAACTAACAGCATTTGATCACTCTAACCTGTTGTTTGAGTACAAGAAGAGCAGGGATGGAAAAGTATATGACTCTTTCAGAATATCCAGAGATTACAGGGACATCTTAGCCTGCACTTTTGATGGTTGTCCAAGTACCACATTAGCATTTTGATTAATACATAATGAAGGAAAAGATTGTCATTATGTACCAGTATTCTCATAATAATCATGCAGTTTTGCATTGCATGCTTTACTAAAGTTGTGAAtacatttttccttttgtttcaaTGCCATTGTTGAAACTTCTTGGATAAAAAAAGCTTCAAACACCATAAATGGAAATTggttatataacaaaataaagtgTTAACTAATTTTTAGGATCTATTTGGTGTAGTTGATGAAAATAGAGTTTTAATTTGTAGAGttttgtataataattttttttgaaattttttttttattaaatagctAATAAGCATTtggtttaaatgaaaaaaaaactatattaaatactcattaaaTTTCCATGTTAAGCTCACATGCCTTGTAAAACAGTGAGAGCTTTCATGTTCATGTGACTATAAATTTCaaggatatttttttttttccaactgcTCCCCTCCTCTTCTACATGGCTAAGTAGCATGATTTATTTGGctctttcatttttatctttGCATGCCTTTTGTATATGCCTAATAtcttttaaatagaaaatatattgtcCACTTTGTTTTGCAATTTCATATTACAAAAGAGTGGTAAAGTTTCATCATCTGTTTTTAATGCATTTATAGACATGTTCTACACTTCGCGACTTTTGTACTAAATTAGGAAATAGAAGGTAGTTAAAAccccttgaattttttttataccaCTTGTGTACATTGGATGCTCACCTAGGCTCTTTAATTGAAATCAGAACTgcagttagttttttttttttttttttttttttaacaattacaaattccatattttttgtatgtataAACATAAACATTGATATCATATAATTCTATGTGTGGTTATTGTTTTGAACAATTTTTGAAGCTATAAAAGGaattaaaatcaacaaaaaaaaaaaaaaatgtgaacatGGTCAATAATTGGACCTGAGTGCTGTTATTAAAATTGATAAGCATTTTGAATGTGAAAAATGTGATCAATAATTGGGTGAACCATAAGTGTGTTGCATATTTGCTATTACGTGTTCCACTTTTTTATCTTTAAGCTTGCCATGCCATTGAACCACTCATTTGTTTCTGTTTTGCCATAGATTCAATTATAAGACTAATAGTGCTCAAGTATTCTCTTAATAGGAATAATTAACCAAAAGTAGCAACCAAATTGAGTAAGAACATCTTGTATCCACTATTCTGCTATTGGCATTAGGAACcaaatttagtaataaattcTTGTGTCACCAGAATTATTGTATTATGTTGCTTTATTATTGTatgtgtattattttatttatttatttatttatatatatatatatatatatattttttgtagcCAATAGTTGGGACCTGCAACtattgcttttctgaatgggTAGCAAAAATTTCACATACAATTCTAATAATCTTTACACCTGTTTGTTTCTGATGCagtttagttcttttaatttgtttgtttctgACGCTGTTTAGTTCCTTTAATTTGTGTTTTTGGTCGTAATCCatataattgtaaaaattaagACTTCATATATAGACTTGGAtgataattagtttaaaaataagttatgttaatatatacattagatatttattctttactctttgtttattttttgtgtaatacatttttattatgtcTACTACTAAAAATAATGATGACGGTTCAACTTTATAAAGTGTTACCAATGAAAAGATTTAGTGTTTCCAATGAAAAGATTTATACACATAATAGATGTCATGAACAAAAATGATATGAAAGATGATTAGATCACTTCAAAACAATTGGATTAATATGCTTGAAGCTCTAAATAATAAGTCTAAAAGAAACTACAACAAAATGCAAATAAAACAGAAATTCAATAAACTTTGGAGTAAGCATCGTGAGTTTAGTGAGCTATTGGCAAAAAACCTTGTACTTACAAAACACATACAACAACTTTCTttcttgtacttttttttttcttggataaaAATAGACTTtgtaaaaattttctttcttgtacCTCCATAGTTAGATCTCAACTCCCTTCGCTTCTGTAACATGGAATCTCTTCTATTCAAGTTGATCTTCCTTTCAAATGAAGCTTTGCAAGATAGAAACTTCAACCAATGAATACCTTatgaaactttttatttttattattattattattatttttggctaAAGTTGAACACCATGGGACCTTCCTTTCAAATAAAGCTAAGTAAGATAGAAACTTCAACCATCGAATACCTTATGAagccttccttttttttttttttttttttcgttgctAAAATCGAACACCATGAAATTATCATAAAACTTTACCAAAAGATAAGGAATTATTAATAAAAGcgtacataaataataaataagactgtaattatattaataatattaatatatatatatatatatatatatatatataattatttataataataaaatatatagaattggatattattaaatatggatatgtttattttaataaaaataaactgtaATGCATTACAACACTAAACATTCTAATACAATTGATTCTAAtctactataatataatacattttaatataatattacatatcAAACGCGAGAccatatacttttattttaaatgtttttataccttttttattttagatttttttagttGTTGCTTAGaatgattaaaaacaaaaacaaaaaatgacgccatctatgtttaaaatagttttttgttttagaaacaaTAAAACTATTCTAAACATTTGTATTTGGTCATCTATTTCCAAAAACAgtcctaaaaaataaattaaaaaaaaaaaatctgctgaaaaacataaaaaaaaaaaaaaaattgtttccacTGTTTTGAAACCCACCTTCGCCTCTCACACCAGCTCCGTCACCGCTCACACCTGCTCACTTTCACCACTCTTCGAACAGATCTCGAAGAGCCACTCCTTCGACAAATTTCGAACAGGTCTCGGCTCTGGGAGTTCACCGATCTaggtttttcttctcttctcaaATCTTTCAACATCAACCTCTATAAGCTGTTATTCCTGTTTCtgctaatgtttttttttttttttttttctctgtataCCCCGTTTTCTGGTAATGGGTTTTGAGTGTATGTGAGTTTGGTTTGTATGTATTGCTCAATTTTGGGATAGACATTCTAAACTGATGATGGACTTGCTAACGATAATGGGTTTGGGCTAGGGACTATTGTTCTGCAGTAtagtaaatcataaaaaaatggtgtaatatatgttttttcattcaagtgAGAAGAACAAGAACAATGTTGGGAAATTTTGATTGCAATTTGCAAAACTAGATTATAGCAGGttacaattttcttttgctGCTTGTTGCATTCTACTGGGGTGTGTAATTGTTTTGCTTTGAAATTGTCATTGTAAATTGTGATATTGTTTCAAAGTGTGCTTTCAGTCTGTTATATTGCTTCCTCGAATTGAGGGTGGTGGTTGGATTCTGTACCTTCGATGTTTGATAATGTTATTGTTTGTgagaataaaaaaactttaactaTTAACTCCCTGTCCAGTCAGGGCATTTCAATGGATAAAGTAACAACTCAAATAGTTAAAATTTGTATGCTGCAACTTTTGTGAGGCCATGAGCTGGTGTGGTTGAAATTCTTATGTGGAAAAAGATTGGGGTTAGGAAAAGGTGCTGGATGATTTGTTTAACAAAAGACAAAAGGCTGCAAAGCTTGAAAATCTAGATGCCTGGGTTAAGAAAGAAAGATTTGACTGAAGACAGATCACTATATTCAGTTAAGAATTCAGGTTGCTAAGTCAGAGAAGGATGATTGAGGCCAAGTTGGTTGATAGGGcttaatatatatgaaattcttctACAGGAATTTAAGGTGAGAGTAAAATAGAACAACCGGAGAGTAATATTGTCTGAAATATCACTTAGGAATAGAAGAATCAGCCAAGATTTTTGAGGTATTTTGTGGTATTGGTGAGCCAGGGAATCTAGTTGAAAGGTTAGTCAAGGTTTGAAAATGGTGGGGCACATTAGAATTCAATACTGAGCCAAAGCAATAAAGAGTTGAGCTAAGCAGTTGAaagttatttgtttatttatttattttttatttttaattacattacTAAATGAGCTAATTGGAAATGGGGTATCCTTTTGCGCTTTTTTCCTATGTGATTTGGAAGTGGGGAAAGAAAAGTATTAAGGGACTTTCACCTGGTATTTGatttacagagagagagagagagagagagagagagagagagagagagagagagaggaagagagtgGAGATATGGTTAAGCTTAAGGTTAGGAGGGTGAACGCACGGTGGTTTAATAGGCATTTATGGAGGAGAAGTAGTACACGTGGCTTGttaaagagagagagtgtgGACAAAATCTTAtcactttttcttttggtaGTGATTGTACTCTGCAGCTATAGTTTTTCTTGTATGTTTAATTGTGAATGCTGCATCTTAAATGTTTAAGCTTGTTTGGACTTAGCTCTTACTTTAGTTAAAGAGATTTATAAATGACATTCTACCAATGCTAAATTAGGAAAAGgatttgtttttatcattttgctGTTTctgtcattgttttttttttttttttttttttttttttttgtatgtacaaaaaaaaaaaaacgaaaactgtttaaaaaaattttgaaaactatttaaccaaacatgttttcttttttttggtgttgAAAACTTTTTTCAAACATCAATGGCCAAACGCTCTTTGTTTTCGTTAAACAAGGATTTTCTATTTTCAGTTctaaaaataatgttttgaaaacagaaaacagaaaacatggcCAAACAAAGGCCAGCTTTTGGAATCAAATTATCTACTTTTGTGCTTGTGTTTCTCGAATACGTTGGCAAATGATTGGTTTGCTTCCTTAAACTATGTTTGAATGCGAAGGTAAGTTGAAATCTATGATTCAATGGGTCTTAACCTTGTTTTGGATTAAGAATAATCATTAGATCAGAAGGATTTTGATGAGAGTGAGAATCCTAAGGACTGATCACAAAATCTGGTAATGAATTTGAATCAAATTCTTCCATGGAAGAAATCAGtgaaaaatatgaagaaaaaatatatagtcCATCAATGAAGATTTTTTGAGTCCTTTAATTTGAAGATGAAAAATTAGGgaaatttgaagaagaaaaagagcaaTGCCATGGGAACCAACATGGACAAGAAAACGAAAACCAATACAAAATTGTATTTGGTTCACCAGCTCATGTGGACtgaaagaaggaagaaaaaataaagaaggtgATGGTGGAAGTTCTGGTTTTGATGAACAATGATGGGGTTGCAAGCATCAGTCCTTCACATAACAAAAGGAAAatgcaccccaaaaaaaaaaaaaaaaaaaagagaaagaagaagaagaagaaaagaaagaaaggaaattgGGTTATCCAGTTCTGCTTCTGATCGAATTAATTGGATCTATTGGAGGTTGGATTGTTGCTGTGCAACTCAaaattgcttggatttgaattaGAAGTTGATAGGAACATGATTAAGGGAATAAATATGACACTCTTCTATTATAATCACAAGTTAggaaaatttatgaattttttttttttaaagaaaaatgattttccTTTATCACTTTTGTACTTGTGTTGTTATTTGTTGTCCTTTTGATATCTTCAAATCTTAGGCTCTATTTCAATTCAATAAAGAAAaagtttcaaataaattaataataaaaagccAACTTTTGTGTTGGTTAAACCTAACAAAGGTGTTGTTGTAAccataattgtaaatttttacaGAGTAAAAATTATATAGTACAATTATTTTGTGCTAGAATTTGCATATTTTATGACGCTTGCTTTTGATTTTTAGGTTCTTCTATTTTAGTTCCCAATTTGCACTTGaaatatgaaggaaaaaaaagaaaaaaaagatggatGTGCATTGTATGTGGATTTTAACCCCATAGTTATTAAAGGTTAGGATATGATGTCAAATGTAAAGGTCAGTTTATGAATTGCAACAATGGGGAAAGGTCAGGAGCGATGGTGTACAAATgcttaattattattcaaaacaaagaaataaagtctTTACCTCTTTCTTGGGACTTGGCAGTTAAATTTTCCTCATAgtttgaataaattattttagtgTTGATGTAAATTGTTCTTTTCTGTTAAAAGTTGAAGTTGGGGTTGCTtttataagggaaaaaaaaaaaaaaaaaactattaaagtTTTAATTATCGAACCGTTATGGATACATTCAATGGTCaaggacaaaaatataaaaataaaaaaactgttttCTTCTTAAGTTTATATCTTTTTAGAAATTTGGATACTGGGAAAATGACTAACTATAAAAATCTCATTTATTAAAGTAAAATTATAGATTAatgaaaaaaagtgaaaatatagGAATAGTTGTATCTATAAAGTATATGACAAGTGCAcacacaacaaaaataaataaaataaaataataattgtcatctttttatattttcttttttcttattctttctaGCAGAAGCTCAAAACAAAACCTACGACCTGCTGACCACCGGCAACGCCGACGACCTGCATTGACAGCCCGGCTCGAATCCCCTCCGAAGGTATAGTAGTTAGTCCTTTTATCAATCATTATACTCCGTTTTGCTTCTAATCACTGACCCTCTTCTATATATAATTCTGAGTGGAATTATTAGAttgtggaagaagaagaaagaagaagaatgcCGCTATATGATTGTATGCTTCTGCTGAAACCCCATGTGAGGAAGGATTCCATGATCGAGTTGGTAGCCAGAGTAGGCAAACATGTTTACAAACGAAATGGGGTTCTCACTGAGATTAAGTCCTTTGGACAAGTTCAGTTGGGTTACGGTATCAAGAAACTTGATGGAAGATATTATCAGGTTAGtcctttttacaaaatttttctttcattccaGTTGATACTTCTATTCTCTCTAGTTTGCCGCTTCAGATATCGTTTTAGCTTTCCATGGaacatttaacatttttttcttttttcgcttTTACTTTTCGCTTTATACCAGCCTTGTTACAGAATAGGGGATAaagtagttttcattttttattttttatttttattatttttatttttttaagcgctttatatttgcaatttttatttgattggtGATGATGTGAAGAAGATGATGGTCATGTTAGATTTGTCAGTCTTCTATTGCAATAAGCAATAATTTGATAGAGAAATATCTTTAAGTGGGTTATCATTAGTAAGTGAAAAGGA is a genomic window containing:
- the LOC107428816 gene encoding probable inactive purple acid phosphatase 1 — protein: MGKMRRKLEMNLLGLAMLLVLLTLHEVKSHGDHPFSKIAVHNTIFALHHDAYVKATPSVIGLKGQNTERVTVQFSSPNPSNDDWIGVFSPANFSASTCYPETRMSSPPYLCSAPIKFQFANYSSPKYKYTGKGVLNLQLINQRSDFSFALFSGGLSNPKLVAVSNKVTFINPKAPVYPRLAQGKLWNEMTVTWTSGYGINEAEPFVEWDPKGGDRVRSPAGTLTIDRNSMCGAPARTVGWRDPGFIHTVFLKELWPNKMYIYKLGHKLFNGSYIWSQEYQFRASPYPGQNSLQRVVIFGDMGKDEADGSNEYNDFQHGSLNTTKQLIQDLKDIDIIFHIGDICYANGYISQWDQFTAQVEPLASTVPYMIASGNHERDWPGTGSFYENLDSGGECGVLAETMFYVPAENRAKFWYSTDYGMFRFCVANTEHDWREGTEQYRFIENCLSTVDRQKQPWLIFLAHRVLGYSSGSFYVDEGSFGEPMGRDSLQKLWQKYKVDIAIYGHVHNYERTCPIYQNTCTNNEKKYYKGTLNGTIHVVAGGGGASLAEFSSVETKWSLVKDFDYGFVKLTAFDHSNLLFEYKKSRDGKVYDSFRISRDYRDILACTFDGCPSTTLAF